In the Dysidea avara chromosome 14, odDysAvar1.4, whole genome shotgun sequence genome, AATATCACCACATTTACTCTAACCATAGATGtctatacagtgttaatagAACAAGGGGAAGCAATCCAAGTAGGGATGCAAAaataaaagcagtgaaacaagaaaatTGTATGAACTTGGAATACACAAATTTCTCTTTTAGCTACACCAGTTTACTGATATCCACATGGCTAAAGTACGGATAAATAAATTGCTGTGATAGTTTTATAAGGTGCTGGCCGCCATCTTGAAACGTGATCACCACTACAGAGAACGCCTTTTTCCAAGGGGTAAGGCAATGATCCGGCGAACGCGTTTGTATTGAAGTTAATGGAAACATTTTGTAGTCTTACCAGACCAGTTATAGACCCTGGACAGCGCAAGAATGAGCCAACTGGCACATCGAATCAAGATGGCTAAACAAGCCATCGCCCTAGTACAAGGTCGCACCATATACTTCAATTACACCCACCACACAATCAATTTAATCAAGAGACACTCCCAACACTCACCAGCAAAAAATCACCACGAGAACCAGCACTGGTTCGCCAACGATATTGAACCAGCCTCGGAACCAACGAACAAGAAAGAAAGAACACGCAATTCTATCGCCACACCCGCTTCTCACAGTAAATTTCAGGATATAAACTGGAAAATTAGTTTTCTTACTGCGTTATAACCTGAccatattgcaatatattgctacCGTATTAATCCTATATTTAGCTTATTATAAGATCAAACTAGTCGGTCGAGTCCCGGAGGTATCCGTACACGTATATCATCGCCCACATTGGTCCGAGTGAACCACCGACCCTTGTAAAGCAGTCACCACCTGGTAAGTAAGTTTATACTGACTTTGACATGGAACTGTGGAACCAAgtacaacactacactacactgaaAGCTACAGTCTCCTCTCAGTCTCTTTGCTCTGAAGAGAGTGGAAGAAAGAGTATACCAGAAATAGCTCAATGGGTGGAACAGTGTGAGGCAAATATTCGAAGTGAAAATTAAAAGTCAGTATTTCTTGCAtggtagctaatagctactcaTTGTTGATATTCAAAAGACAAAGACAAGTTCACAAAAAACAAGACTAAAATTGGTTTCTAGTTGTGCAACAAAGGCTTAATGCTTCATCATAAAGTGATGAGATGTGGTCACGTGTGATTGTTAGCTGTTAGTAGTAGTTGTGAACAATCACAAATTAATggcaccaagagttcataatatatatactgaggagagtatcctactcccatatacccctgtagaagggtgtatcatAAAGTGAAGctgtaacgacaagatgttgtggtttgtgacatacAAGAAGCCATAAAAGCACACGAATCAATGCCTTACCACACAAGTGAAGCTCAGAACCTGCTGTATTCGCGAATGAACTTTCAAGAAACGTCCATTTTGTTTGTCTACACCATGAACCTGTGCTTGTAGTTCAGTGAGAAGTGCTGGGAAGTAGAGTTAGTTCGGTTGCTAGCGACATTGTTAGGCACACGTACAATCGATATTATGTTTGATTAATGACATCATTAGTTTTACAAAAAgtattgcatcatcactttatgatacacccttctacaggtGTATATGGGAGTagaatactctcctcagtatatatattatgaactcttgatggtaCTTAAGCATGTTTTGGAATGTACAGAAATTGTGTGAGTGTCTTTATAATGGCGTAGCCTTAGCATTAGTAGCTTACAACAGCTCATCCCACCATTTGAACAATAATCGCATGCGATTATTATTTCATCACTTTTTGACAATAGCACTAATTTATAAGCTTCATTGTGTAACTATGAACCATGTTTCTTGTGGGTTCACATTTGTCTTTTGCATATTAAAAATCATACTCAGTGATTATAAAGAAATACTGACTTTAATTTTTCACAGTGGAAACCCTTGCTAGTTTAGCTACTATAAGTTACTTCTGAAGGTAGAGCCACTTGTTCTTATATTCCTTAGTAATGAGTATAACAGTATTAAATTTAAAGCTCTTAGTGGTTACTTTTACAAACTTATCTGTAACTAAAGTTACATGGAATAATATCTGGACTAGTTATTTTTCTTTAAGTAACAACCCCAACTGTCGCCTGCTTCCCCTACCCTAGCTGCTCCTGTTGAAAATAGCAAAATGTAGGAAAGTTACAGGAGCTGATCGGGGGGGGGGGCTACTTTACTTTGGCATGCTAATCGAAGCATTAACAGCTAAACTACTCATACTACAATCATGTAAAACTCTAATTTAGTACACACTTTTTGCTCATACAGTGTAGAATAAAAAACTTCCAAAAGCTTGAAACTAAAGCAGCCACCCCTTTCCGGAGATTTTGTCTAGTCCTTGTTCACTTTCAGCTTATGGATCAGAGGCTGTAATCATCCATCCAAATGCTGAAATTGAAAGGGCCTAAAAACCTAGATATATCTTTGGTGCCTGTAGCTAAGAAACATGGGGTATTGGTataattgtgttatttttgtTGATTTTAGGTGGCATTTTACCAAACTTTGTACTGGCATGTACATGCTGGGATTTATATAGTTGATCTAGCTAGATACATGTATGCATGAGCAATGAATCCAAGGAAGACTATTATAAAGAGGAAAAGTATTCCTCTAACACTTGTTAGTGTTGCTAAGAGATGTAAAATAAAGGACATTAAAGCACCTGTTAGAAGTTTCAGCGATCCACCACTTGTTGAAGAGTGTCACTTTAACACTGATGATTCATCTGACCAAATACTAGATGAAAATAATGAAGGCACATGTTATGATGATCAACCAGATACAGAGCAGCAAACAGCTCACACAAAGAGGAAGCAAAAAGCAGCTGAAAAATGGCAAATCGTCCAAAGTGTTGCCTTAAATGGAGTTATTATGAATATGAGTGAACCACTATTGGATTGCACTATATGTGATAAATCTAGAGGCATAGTGAAATGTGATCAGTGCGGACCTCTTATGATTTACTGTAAGCAATGTGCTATTGATATGCACCAACATTCATTGTTTCACCATTTTGTGGAAGTTTGGGAGGTAGATATAGAAACATGCTTAGTAATTTACCTTTATAATATAAATGTACCAATAGGATGGTTATTTTCAGCCACTTGAACTGCCTGATGGCATTGTGCTTGATCCAAAGCCATGCTGTGAGAATATAACAAGGAGaagcattgtatgttttagTGTTGAAGGTATGTAGTATGCTATTTATATAACCAATAAACAGCTAAGTAGCACATATGTAATAATGGAACTTTTATTTTAAATACTGGCATGTATCCCATATTGCAATTCAATGTTACTTAGCAAATTTTGGGCATGCAGATCTTTGCAATGCTACATTTTCCAAATCAAAcacctgattttggaaaacctacctttttggcataTAAACAAGTTTTGAGATAACACCAGAACGAGATGGCTACACTGTCTGGCAGCTATCAATTTTCACACTAACTTTGTCTTAAAACTTGTCGGGTTTGCTTTCTAGAGACGGGTTTCTGTGAGCATATCAAAGTGCATTTGTGAGGACTTGTGATACAGCAATGACTACTCGTGAAAAAACCTATTTAAAATGACAAGAACTCCTACAGGGAGCTCCTTATACTGTAGATGCTCTGAAAGGGCATTAAAGCCTCCATCTTCAGGGAAAATTTCACTTGCATAGTTACCAAGGCTGGTGAGGTATTACCATTTTAAAGTATTACAAAAATGTTTACCATTGTGTCAAAAGGTATAGGTTTTCCAAAATAATATCACAATTTTGTTATGTTAATGTCAGGCTTACTTTAGAAATTTTGTGGCAAGAATTCAGCAAAAGATGATTGCTCACACAAAAACCTCAAGTATTTCTTCATACAGGATCTCCACGTGTTTTGAATTTTCCATTTTGCTCCTGTAAGTGTGATGCACTCAAATTGATTGGATTTAATTACTGGCCTGGAACTCCTGCATGTCTATCCCCAAGTAGCCTTTACATTTGAATTTATGGATCTCCTTGAAGCACTGTTGCTTGAGTGCCATGTAGCAGTACAGGACTTTACACAAGCATGGTCCTATTTGGTGACAAAGAAACTGATTAAAGTATGTGAAATTTATTCATATAGGTATAAAAGAGCACTACTACACTAATGTGCAATTATTTTTAACTCACATTTTTTTCAGGGATCTATGTAAGTAcagtgtgtacatgtagtagTGATACATGTACAGGGTTGAATAAAATTCTTACTAGACTAAAGTAGTTAtgtagcattattagtacactTCTCAACATATTCTGCCAATGCATCTGTTGTGATAAGGAATGTGTATGCGAAATTCTAGCACCTGCAATGTAACACTACTAGCTTTAAAAAAATAGTTGGATGGGGAGCATCTTAAACAGTGTCTGTAAGCTTTTTTTCTGCCCTGTACTCAAGaggtaattgtaattattgtatCTCTGTGCACTGGAAAATAAAAGGTGAGCCAGTTTGCCTTCTGCACTAAAAGGAATGTATACCACTGTAGAATATGAGTATTTTGCATGCTCCACTAAGCACAATACCACAATTTGGGGTATTTAGGACTATCCGCTTCAAAGGCGTTGTGGTTAGACAATTCCACATATCTGTTAGGCAAGTACAGCACAGATAGTGTTACCTTAATTACTTTATACATGGACATAAATTAGTGTGCTGTGTTATTATGTTTACATAGTAGATTTAGCtatgtaatttataatttattagATGCCATGCAATCTGTATCCGGTATTGATTGATTCATTTGAAGAGTACAGGTACATTAATAAATTCTGCATATTGTTTTTCCACTTTTAAATTGTTGGAGGAAGTGTTAGATGAAATTTATAATCTTACATTATTCAAAAGTCTAATTTAATTcagttatagctatatatgattTCTGAAGAAAAACATAGGTACGGCATTATGTAGCAGCAGCTATTTGGCTACCATTCAGTAAATTATATAATTGGAGAGAACATAGCCATGCTTAGCTGTATTTGATGGTACATTTCACTAAATGAATGAGGCATGCTAATTGGCAAGTGCAAATATTATTTTCTATTCCCTGATTGGTGATGGATAGCTCCTGAATGTTAAATCATATACTGGTTTCTGATCATATGACACGGAGGCTGAAGAATTAACTGGCTGGTTATTACTCCTTCACCAAAGTAGCTCCTACAAACTGAGAAAGAAAAATATGTAGAGACAAACttacaaagtaaaaaaaaattatgtacactTTTGCTGATTGCAATCGAAAGAAGAAATTCTTGTAGTTACACAGTACAGTGTTTATAAGCATAGTAATAGGACAcatatcttgttgtttacaAATGAGTTCTTTTGGGCAGTTGCTTATCACTCGTTCAAGTGTTTAGCCTAACAGTTTAGATTATTGATTACAATATTTTATAAAGAAAATTGGGTGGACATAAGTtgcaaaacaaaatttctaCTTTTCTAGGGTGCATAAACTTTTGTATGAAATAGTTTGTTCTACAGTATATACGACTAGAAAAAGATTATACTAAAACCAAAGATAGTTTGATAACAACACTTTGAAGCAGTTAGGGTACTCAAGATGAATGCTCCATTAagcaagatgaccaggaagtaaaATATAAAACTAGAAGATCACTTGCATTAATACACCACTCGGGGGTGGGGGTTTCTTGAGTCGTATACAGCGCTAGTTTTCCTCTTGCTGCATTAGCCTCTCACCACACTCCCTTGTGGTATGCATCTTTTCCGTACATACACATGGCAGTGCTTCAAGTAGCACCTGCAGTGGAATACTCATGAGTTAACATGTTAATGAATGGAAGTTTCAACCAATGCTCTCCTTGACGAATGCATGGGACATACCAGCTTGGCTAGGTGATTCAAAAAATCTTTCAAAGTAGCAACTCTGGTTGGCTCTACACTTGCAATTTGGTTGAATTCTTCTCTCTCTTGTTGGGCTAGAGCTTGCCACTGCTCACCAATCATTTTATTTAAGTCCCCCAGACAGACACTTGGATCTACAAACAAAATGTAGCCAGTAATTATATGTGTTCGCTTGTATGTAAGAAAATAAGAAAATGAAATGATTTCATCTTTCTATATACACAGTGCATATCAATTAAATATAATAGTACTTATATAATGAATCTTCATGCCTATACATACTCCTTAATTGCAATTTCTGGCGTAGAATCTGGCTTGATTAATCAGTAATGTACTGGTTATTGGGCTGTTACAGCTGACAAAGTATTTTCTTGATTTCAACTACTAAGGAGCCATTATGGCCATGTAATCTCGTACAATTGTCGTGCACtaccattttgaagtctatccctTGCTCACTCATACCATTCACCCCTATTTTAAGCACCCATGACATAACAACCTATCCATGCAACTTCTATCTTacttggcgggaaactctacaagcactGGAAAAGCAGAAATGATCTGAAATTTAATATTTGATGTACTTTTAGTGTAAATTTTATACGTGTACTCACTACTCACTACCCTTGGCAAGTTAGAATGGTCTTATGAACAGAAATTCTTTAAAATCATTTATCTCAAAGCTTTTAATGATAAAACttttaatgtgcaatttggatcagtttCCCAAAATCCAGTCAAATATAGTAATGAATGAGCTATACCCTTGTATGCATGTTAAGATAAATGCCAATTGTGACTGGCTCTACGAAAACCAGACTTATTGCCTTTAcacaagtattgagaaatgctggttttaattATTTAGAGTGTTGGAGCCTGCCGATGGATGAAGttacgtgtaccaaatttcacacattttacactaaTTCCTTACTTTTATAACCGTCCACTAAGCAAGTAGTCAaaaactaagtttcccgccattttagatagtttatttACTGAGGTAGTCCCTGTCATGATATATCAGGTGAGCTCAGCAATGGGTGGGTGGTGGAAGAGTGGTTAATGAAACAAAAATGTCAGGAGAGGCAAAGGGGTGAAATAGACCAAGATATGGGCCATACAGGACTcacaactggctaaaatgaaggaCAAGGAACAGCACAGGTCTTAAACcaataccacagagctatacagccacacacagctgcCTCTttgctggccagagctccattatgAATCCAAACTGTCTGTATGGATTTCCACTGGCCTTGGAAAATGCAGCCAGCATTGTGGAAGTGAA is a window encoding:
- the LOC136244193 gene encoding uncharacterized protein → MNPRKTIIKRKSIPLTLVSVAKRCKIKDIKAPVRSFSDPPLVEECHFNTDDSSDQILDENNEGTCYDDQPDTEQQTAHTKRKQKAAEKWQIVQSVALNGVIMNMSEPLLDCTICDKSRGIVKCDQCGPLMIYCKQCAIDMHQHSLFHHFVEVWEDGYFQPLELPDGIVLDPKPCCENITRRSIVCFSVEEILWQEFSKR
- the LOC136244194 gene encoding uncharacterized protein isoform X3 codes for the protein MYAVSTSMASTKLVCKKRKISGYNIYHREILKSSDPSVCLGDLNKMIGEQWQALAQQEREEFNQIASVEPTRVATLKDFLNHLAKLFVGATLVKE
- the LOC136244194 gene encoding uncharacterized protein isoform X1, which translates into the protein MYAVSTSMASTKLVCKKRKISGYNIYHREILKSSDPSVCLGDLNKMIGEQWQALAQQEREEFNQIASVEPTRVATLKDFLNHLAKLVLLEALPCVCTEKMHTTRECGERLMQQEEN
- the LOC136244194 gene encoding uncharacterized protein isoform X2, encoding MASTKLVCKKRKISGYNIYHREILKSSDPSVCLGDLNKMIGEQWQALAQQEREEFNQIASVEPTRVATLKDFLNHLAKLVLLEALPCVCTEKMHTTRECGERLMQQEEN